The Myxococcales bacterium genome includes the window TTAGTACGCGCGCGGTCGGCCAGGTCGGCGACCTCGCTGGCAATCGAGCCAATGCCTTTGAGATCGGTGTCGCGCACCACGGGCGTGACGAGGCCATCTTCGATGGCGACGGCGACGCCGATATGCACGCGCTGGAAGTAGCGGATGCCTTCGCCGATCCACGAGGCATTGCACCCAGGCACGCGACGCAGCGCCAGCGCGACCGCTTTGATAATTAGGTCGTTGACCGAGATCTTGCCTTTGCCGGCGAGCAGATCATTGAGCCGCGCGCGAAACGCGAGCAGCGGCGCGGCGTCGAATTGCCGCATGAGATAAAAATGCGGCGCGCCATTTTTGGCTTCGGTCAGGCGCGCGGCGATGCGCTTGCGCATATTTGACGCGGGCACGTCGACGAAGTCACCAGCCGCCGCGTCGTCCGTGGTGCGGCGAGTTGCAAGCGCATTGACGTTGACGCTTGCTGGTGCGTGTGGCGCCGCGATGGGGCCACTAAAGGAAACGTCGATCGGTGTCGAAAAATTCTTCGCGATGGCGCCGGTGACGATCGCGCTATCGTTGGCATCAAGCGGCGCGGCGACCACGCCGGCGTCGTTGTCGCCGGCCGCGGCCCGTACGTCGCGTTCGACGATGCGACCACCTGGACCGCTGCCGCGCACGGTGCGCAGGTCGATGCCGAGCTCAGCGGCTAGGGTCTTCGCAAGCGGTGAGGCGAGCAGCTTAGCGCCAGCTTGCGCGGGTGGGGCTGGCGTCGCCGCGACCGCCGCTGCACGGGGTGGTGATGCTATGGCGGCGGCGGCGGCGGGCGTGCCGGGCGCGGCGGTAGCTTTTGCAGCAGGGACGGCAGTCGCTGCCGGGGCAGCAGCAGCCGGTGGGGTCGCGGTAGCCGGGGCTGCACTCATTTGGCCTTGCGCCTGCGCGAGCAGCGCGGCGATATCGTCGCCGGGCTTGCCGATAATCGCCACCGGCGCGCCGAGCTTGACGGTCTGTCCCTCTTTGACGAGGAGCTTAAGCAGCGTGCCCTCATCTTCAATATTGAAGTCCATGTTGGCTTTGTCGGTTTCGACCTCGGCGACCAAATCGCCGGGCGAGACCTTGTCGCCTTCTTTCTTGACCCAGCGCAGCAGCACGCCTTCTTCCATCGTGGGCGAGAGCTTGGGTAATCCGAGAATTTGCGCCATGGTGCCTCTTTGCCTATTGCAGATACATCGCGCGCTTCACCGCGGCGACGACATCGTGAATTTGGGGTTGAACTTCGTCTTCTAAGTTTTTGGCGTACGGCATCGGCACATCGTCCGAGGTCACGCGTTCGACGGGCGCATCGAGGCGGTCGAGGCAGTGGCGCTGGATCTGGTAGGCCACCTCGGCGCCAAAGCCGGCAACGGGCCAGCCTTGCTCGACTATGACGGCGCGGCTGGTTTTATTGACCGAGTCGACGATGAGCTCGGTGTCGAGCGGGCGCAGCGTGCGCGGGTCGACGACCTCGCATTCGATGCCCTCGGCGGCGAGCGTCTTGGCCGCGTCGAGGCACGTGTTGACCATCTTGGACCACGCAATCAGCGTGACGTCGCGGCCTTGCCGCTTGATGTCGCCTTTGCCGATCGGCAAGACGTATTCATCGGTCGGCACCTCGCCCGTGGTGTTGTAAAGCGTTTCGCCTTCGATGAAGACCACGGGGTTGTCATCGCGGATGGCGGCCTTGAGCAGGCCCTTGGCGTCATACGCATTGGACGGCATAATCACCTTGAGCCCCGGCACATGCGCGTAAAACGATTCGAGCGATTGGCTGTGTTGCGAGCCAACCTGCACCGCCGGGCCGCCAGGACCGCGAAACACGATGGGAATGTGATACTGCCCCGCGCTCATCTGATAGATCTTGGCCGCGTTGTTGATGATTTGATCGATGGCGACGAGTGAAAAATTAAACGTCATGAACTCGATAATGGGGCGCAGGCCGACCATGGCGGCGCCGACGCCGATGCCGGCAAAGCCCATCTCGGCAATCGGCGCGTCGATGACGCGGCGCTCGGAAAAGCGCTGGAGCAGCCCCTGCGTGACCTTGTAGGCGCCTTGGTAGTGGCCGACCTCTTCGCCCATAATAAAGATGTCCGGATCGCGGTCCATCTCCTCGCGCATGGCTTGGTTTAAGGCTTCTCGATAGCTAATCACCGGCATGCTTAGGCTTCCTTCGTGACATAGGATTTGTAGTCATCGGCGGGCGGCGAGTCTTCGGCAAATTGCACCGAGTCTTCGATCTCCGCCTTGACGTCGGCCTCGAGCGCTTCGAGCGTGGCGTCACTGGTGCCGATGGAAACCAAGAGGTCGCGGGCGCGGTTGAGCGGATCGCGGCGGCGCCATTCTTCCACTTCTTCCTTGGTGCGGTACAGGCCTGGGTCACTCATGGAGTGCCCGCGGAAGCGATAGGTGACCACCTCGACCAGGGTCGGCTCGCCGGTTTCGCGGGCGCGGGCGACGGCCTCGGCGATGCGACGCTTTACTTTTAGGACGTCGTCGCCATCAAAACGATCGCGCGCCATGCCGTGAGCAATCGCCCGCAGCGAGACGTCTTCGACCGCGAGGCTGCGGTAGATTGGCGTGCCCATCGAGTACTGATTGTTTTCGCAGATGAAGACGCACGGCACCTTCCACAGCGCCGCGAGCGCTAGGCCCTCGGCGAAGCCGCCGATGGTCGACGCGCCGTCGCCAAAAAAACAAAGCGTGACGCGGCCGTCATTGCGATATTTTGACGCAAACGCAGCGCCGGCGGCGATTGGCACGTGGCCGCCAACGATGCCGTAGCCGCCGAGAAAATTGGTCGGCTTGTCAAACAGGTGCATCGAGCCGC containing:
- the pdhA gene encoding pyruvate dehydrogenase (acetyl-transferring) E1 component subunit alpha, encoding MSLPEASSTLSADDDLGPVTADELLPLYRQMLAIRRMEEASAKAYSVGKIGGFLHLIIGQEAVCVGAIATLKPEDYVVATYREHGHAYAKGVAARPIMAELYGKKTGLVKGLGGSMHLFDKPTNFLGGYGIVGGHVPIAAGAAFASKYRNDGRVTLCFFGDGASTIGGFAEGLALAALWKVPCVFICENNQYSMGTPIYRSLAVEDVSLRAIAHGMARDRFDGDDVLKVKRRIAEAVARARETGEPTLVEVVTYRFRGHSMSDPGLYRTKEEVEEWRRRDPLNRARDLLVSIGTSDATLEALEADVKAEIEDSVQFAEDSPPADDYKSYVTKEA
- a CDS encoding 2-oxo acid dehydrogenase subunit E2 — translated: MAQILGLPKLSPTMEEGVLLRWVKKEGDKVSPGDLVAEVETDKANMDFNIEDEGTLLKLLVKEGQTVKLGAPVAIIGKPGDDIAALLAQAQGQMSAAPATATPPAAAAPAATAVPAAKATAAPGTPAAAAAIASPPRAAAVAATPAPPAQAGAKLLASPLAKTLAAELGIDLRTVRGSGPGGRIVERDVRAAAGDNDAGVVAAPLDANDSAIVTGAIAKNFSTPIDVSFSGPIAAPHAPASVNVNALATRRTTDDAAAGDFVDVPASNMRKRIAARLTEAKNGAPHFYLMRQFDAAPLLAFRARLNDLLAGKGKISVNDLIIKAVALALRRVPGCNASWIGEGIRYFQRVHIGVAVAIEDGLVTPVVRDTDLKGIGSIASEVADLADRARTKHLKGHEITGSTFTISNLGMFGIERFTAIINPPEAGILAVGTIVDTPVVKDGAVVPGKRMTLTMSCDHRVIDGALGAEFLAALIALLEKPEALSL
- a CDS encoding pyruvate dehydrogenase complex E1 component subunit beta; translation: MPVISYREALNQAMREEMDRDPDIFIMGEEVGHYQGAYKVTQGLLQRFSERRVIDAPIAEMGFAGIGVGAAMVGLRPIIEFMTFNFSLVAIDQIINNAAKIYQMSAGQYHIPIVFRGPGGPAVQVGSQHSQSLESFYAHVPGLKVIMPSNAYDAKGLLKAAIRDDNPVVFIEGETLYNTTGEVPTDEYVLPIGKGDIKRQGRDVTLIAWSKMVNTCLDAAKTLAAEGIECEVVDPRTLRPLDTELIVDSVNKTSRAVIVEQGWPVAGFGAEVAYQIQRHCLDRLDAPVERVTSDDVPMPYAKNLEDEVQPQIHDVVAAVKRAMYLQ